A region of Candidatus Binatia bacterium DNA encodes the following proteins:
- a CDS encoding BamA/TamA family outer membrane protein has translation MALVLVLAAQRTHGLEDLEAEESISDFLPSVYPTTGRGEVAQSRSWAILPELGYAPDTGALAGAKFAHRDLLQSGATLDFEATYAMNQQRSVSVSLGSPHLLEDRLLILLRGKYYFDPQREFFGLGNNDLSRDPYLPSTHEFQELAGGLVVGWRPFDQLAFNLAVGLRRVDIGRSKRKDGLPLTQEKFADMTGINGGLTNRLALSLVWNNRDDVMRPTRGWRVILKVAHTNKAALSDFEFTRYVVDVGYLRSFFDKRLIAGIRANGAYIDGPDNEVPFWELEELGGQDSMRGFFPHRFLGKERVLLNGELRCLLTQFDFFDLWHVKLDGVVFGDGGRVFLNHTDVSEEFRINRSIFDRVLSDFQYSYGGGLRIALSNALVARIDVGFSDEETGLVYLSFGQTF, from the coding sequence GGGCTCGAGGATTTGGAAGCGGAAGAGAGTATCTCCGACTTCCTGCCTTCGGTATACCCGACGACCGGGCGCGGGGAGGTGGCGCAATCCCGCAGCTGGGCGATTCTTCCGGAGTTGGGCTATGCACCCGACACGGGCGCCCTTGCCGGCGCCAAATTCGCGCACCGCGACCTCCTGCAGAGCGGCGCTACTCTGGATTTCGAAGCGACGTATGCGATGAATCAGCAGCGGTCGGTGTCGGTGTCCCTGGGCTCCCCGCATCTGCTCGAGGATCGGTTGCTGATTCTCTTGCGCGGCAAGTACTACTTCGATCCGCAGCGTGAGTTTTTCGGCCTCGGAAACAACGATTTGAGCCGGGATCCATATCTGCCGTCGACCCACGAATTCCAGGAACTGGCTGGCGGTCTGGTTGTTGGCTGGCGTCCGTTCGATCAGCTGGCCTTCAACCTCGCCGTCGGGCTGCGCCGGGTGGATATCGGTCGCAGCAAGCGGAAAGACGGTCTGCCGCTGACACAGGAGAAGTTCGCGGATATGACGGGGATCAATGGCGGCCTGACGAACCGGCTGGCTTTATCGCTGGTGTGGAACAACCGCGATGACGTCATGCGGCCCACGCGCGGCTGGCGTGTGATCCTCAAGGTCGCGCACACCAACAAGGCGGCCTTGAGCGACTTTGAATTCACCCGTTACGTCGTCGATGTCGGCTACCTGCGTTCCTTTTTCGACAAGCGCCTGATCGCCGGCATCCGCGCGAACGGTGCCTATATCGACGGCCCCGATAACGAGGTCCCGTTTTGGGAGTTGGAGGAGCTGGGCGGCCAGGACAGCATGCGTGGCTTCTTTCCGCATCGGTTCCTGGGCAAAGAGAGGGTGCTGCTGAACGGCGAGCTCCGCTGCCTCCTGACGCAGTTCGACTTCTTTGATCTGTGGCACGTGAAGCTGGACGGCGTGGTGTTCGGCGATGGTGGGCGCGTGTTCCTCAATCATACCGACGTCAGTGAAGAATTCAGAATCAACCGCAGCATCTTCGATCGCGTTCTGAGCGACTTCCAGTACAGCTACGGTGGCGGGTTGCGGATCGCGTTATCGAACGCCCTGGTGGCACGGATCGATGTCGGATTCAGTGATGAGGAGACGGGACTGGTGTACCTGTCGTTCGGTCAGACCTTTTGA
- a CDS encoding SOS response-associated peptidase gives MCGRFSRTSGREVLAEEFGVVRFADVDFRPRYNIAPSQTVEAILRDGVEKRLELMRWGFTPSFAKEPKLAPINARAETVATSPMFRDAFGRRRCLIVADGFYEWRKDERRKTPHFIHLRSGRPFGFAAIWSSHPAAAGTQLATGAILTCAPNELMVPIHNRMPVILPAAARDRWLDPSAGEDDLRALLVPLPSEELEAYEVSTFVNSPRNDAPECVRRVPS, from the coding sequence ATGTGCGGCCGTTTCTCTCGCACGAGCGGGCGCGAGGTCCTCGCCGAGGAGTTCGGTGTAGTGCGGTTCGCAGACGTCGATTTTCGCCCACGATACAACATCGCGCCGAGTCAAACCGTCGAGGCGATTCTCCGTGACGGCGTGGAGAAGCGCCTCGAGCTCATGCGGTGGGGCTTCACTCCCTCGTTCGCGAAGGAACCGAAGCTCGCGCCGATCAACGCGCGTGCCGAGACGGTCGCCACCTCGCCGATGTTCCGTGATGCCTTTGGGCGACGGCGCTGCCTGATCGTCGCCGACGGCTTCTATGAGTGGCGCAAGGACGAGCGGCGGAAGACGCCGCACTTCATTCACCTGCGTTCCGGCCGGCCGTTCGGCTTCGCCGCTATCTGGTCCTCACACCCCGCGGCAGCGGGGACGCAGTTGGCGACCGGCGCGATCCTGACCTGCGCGCCGAACGAGCTCATGGTACCGATTCACAACCGCATGCCGGTGATCCTGCCCGCAGCCGCGCGCGACCGGTGGCTTGATCCGAGCGCCGGAGAGGACGATCTCCGAGCCCTGCTGGTGCCGCTCCCGTCCGAAGAACTGGAAGCCTACGAGGTTTCCACTTTCGTGAACTCGCCGCGAAACGATGCGCCGGAGTGTGTGCGCCGAGTTCCGAGCTGA
- a CDS encoding cytochrome P450 produces MKPRPVLSVDEINLSEQAFWLRPIEEREGAFATLRAERPISFHEEPYIEGLPFPRGPGYWALTRHADILEVSRSPDIFRSGNGTNITDLPGDLSEFFGSMINMDDPRHARLRRIVSRGFSPRMVQRLEADVRQTAAHVIDTVIDKGEGDFVTEIAAALPLQIICNMMGIPESQYRFVFDRTNVILGAGDPEYVAEPLQIIPALLQAGAELSELVQDLGRVRAQHPTDDLTSALLTAEVDGERLTGQELGSFFVLLVVAGNETTRNAISHGMKALCDYPEQRAIWQADFEAVAPRAVEEIVRWATPVIHFRRTATRDTVLSGQPIRAGQKVVLWYCSGNRDEAVFEQPYCFDVRRDPNEHVGFGGPGPHFCLGAHLARREITVMFREIFERLPDLHVTGEPNRLTSFFIHGIKHMRCEFTPGGARA; encoded by the coding sequence ATGAAGCCGAGGCCCGTGCTGTCGGTTGATGAGATCAACCTGTCGGAGCAGGCGTTCTGGTTGCGACCGATCGAGGAGCGGGAGGGGGCCTTCGCCACCTTGCGCGCCGAGCGGCCGATCTCCTTTCACGAGGAGCCGTACATCGAGGGGCTGCCGTTTCCGCGCGGACCCGGTTACTGGGCGCTCACGCGGCACGCCGACATTCTCGAAGTGAGCCGCTCGCCGGACATTTTCCGCTCCGGGAACGGCACCAACATCACCGACCTGCCGGGCGACCTTAGCGAGTTCTTCGGCTCGATGATCAACATGGACGACCCACGCCACGCTCGGCTGCGCCGTATCGTGTCACGCGGCTTCTCACCGCGCATGGTGCAACGGCTGGAAGCGGACGTGCGGCAAACGGCCGCACACGTCATCGATACGGTGATCGACAAGGGCGAAGGCGACTTCGTCACCGAGATCGCCGCGGCGCTGCCGTTGCAGATCATCTGCAACATGATGGGTATCCCCGAGAGCCAGTACCGGTTCGTCTTCGACCGCACCAACGTCATCCTCGGCGCCGGCGATCCCGAGTACGTTGCCGAGCCCCTGCAGATCATCCCGGCCCTGCTGCAGGCCGGTGCCGAGCTGTCGGAGCTGGTGCAGGATCTCGGCCGTGTGCGTGCCCAGCATCCGACCGACGACCTGACCTCGGCGCTGCTGACCGCGGAGGTCGACGGCGAGCGCTTGACCGGCCAGGAGTTGGGTTCTTTTTTCGTGCTGCTGGTGGTCGCGGGCAACGAGACGACTCGGAACGCCATCAGCCACGGCATGAAGGCGCTGTGCGACTACCCCGAGCAACGGGCCATCTGGCAGGCCGATTTCGAGGCGGTCGCCCCGAGGGCGGTGGAGGAGATCGTCCGCTGGGCGACGCCGGTGATTCACTTTCGCCGCACGGCGACGCGCGACACGGTGCTGAGCGGGCAACCCATCCGCGCCGGACAGAAAGTGGTGTTGTGGTACTGCTCCGGCAACCGCGACGAGGCGGTGTTTGAGCAACCCTACTGCTTCGACGTGCGGCGTGATCCGAACGAGCACGTCGGCTTTGGCGGGCCGGGGCCGCACTTCTGCCTCGGCGCGCACCTGGCGCGGCGCGAGATCACGGTGATGTTCCGCGAGATCTTCGAGCGCCTGCCGGACCTGCATGTGACAGGCGAGCCGAACCGGCTGACCTCGTTCTTCATTCACGGCATCAAGCACATGCGCTGCGAATTCACGCCCGGCGGCGCGCGCGCCTGA